From a region of the Corallococcus coralloides DSM 2259 genome:
- a CDS encoding PilZ domain-containing protein — protein MGAPFARAQLRPLSEAPVLEWEIRWDITDSERIRIILATAAALGSLALLRRGEAASPLRLETLELEGGVLHWSGLTVDPGAEAWEVEVFGHGCVYRMLLSGEPAEPGTWVTPLPRQLIQVRRRAHRRAPAPLDLRVRLPLPGWLGRERDAVDVSLHGMALRLGAGERLSPGRVLQPIELRTVAGEVLSLRGEVRHVSDRADGELQCGLLVTPLTAEDSERWQALVARALHPTTCVDGARAEEQWRLFIDSGYFNLAGRSAEDFESRRRSFIELGRQAGSMGSVLTEVVWPSEHGVEATLSAMKPYRSVWMVHQLARRQDATRFERLKGQMLRELYVHCVEHAQRDSGFRWFAAYIESTVPFTYRSHVGFADRMAATGRTLMLPMRMIDVECGHSPALPSTGLELGPATEAERRLLVERIALTRPACYAEALDLRLETLDLRDVTRAWQTVGLERERHLLVAREGAKPVAVAVLESGPPGTNPFGLLDSVRVFALSPRARQAYPALMDGARRWFADRGRDGFTFLAEEAGDVESSGLHDPAPDAKPYLWLIPADLAPEFLEHIHEQTAPRPLSHPQKELS, from the coding sequence GTGGGAGCGCCTTTCGCTCGCGCACAGCTGCGTCCGTTGTCCGAGGCACCGGTCCTGGAATGGGAGATCCGGTGGGACATCACCGACTCCGAGCGCATCCGCATCATCCTCGCCACCGCCGCCGCACTGGGCTCGCTCGCCCTGCTGCGACGGGGAGAGGCGGCGTCGCCGCTGCGGCTGGAGACGCTGGAGCTGGAAGGCGGAGTCCTTCACTGGTCCGGGCTGACGGTGGATCCGGGCGCGGAGGCGTGGGAGGTGGAGGTGTTTGGCCATGGCTGCGTCTACCGGATGCTCCTGTCCGGCGAGCCGGCGGAGCCGGGGACGTGGGTGACGCCGCTGCCTCGTCAGTTGATCCAGGTGCGCCGCCGGGCGCACCGGCGTGCTCCCGCGCCTTTGGACCTGCGCGTGCGTCTGCCGCTGCCGGGATGGCTGGGCCGGGAGCGCGACGCGGTGGATGTGTCCCTGCATGGGATGGCGCTGCGGCTGGGCGCCGGAGAACGCCTCTCGCCGGGCCGGGTGCTCCAGCCCATCGAGCTGCGCACGGTCGCGGGTGAGGTCCTGTCGCTGCGCGGGGAGGTGCGCCATGTGTCGGACCGCGCCGATGGCGAGCTCCAGTGCGGACTCCTGGTGACGCCCCTGACCGCCGAGGACTCCGAGCGATGGCAGGCGCTGGTGGCGCGGGCCCTTCATCCGACGACGTGTGTCGATGGGGCGCGGGCGGAAGAGCAGTGGCGGCTGTTCATCGACTCCGGCTACTTCAACCTGGCCGGCCGGTCCGCGGAGGACTTCGAGTCGCGGCGGCGGAGCTTCATCGAACTGGGCCGACAGGCGGGTTCGATGGGCTCGGTCCTCACCGAGGTGGTGTGGCCTTCCGAGCACGGCGTGGAGGCGACCCTCTCCGCGATGAAGCCCTACCGCTCCGTGTGGATGGTGCACCAACTGGCGCGGCGCCAGGACGCCACGCGGTTCGAGCGCCTCAAGGGCCAGATGCTGCGTGAGCTGTATGTGCACTGCGTGGAGCACGCGCAGCGGGACAGCGGGTTCCGGTGGTTCGCGGCGTACATCGAATCGACCGTGCCCTTCACGTACCGGTCGCACGTCGGCTTCGCGGACCGCATGGCGGCGACGGGACGGACGCTGATGCTGCCGATGCGAATGATTGACGTCGAGTGTGGCCATTCCCCTGCCCTGCCTTCGACGGGGCTGGAGCTGGGGCCCGCGACGGAGGCGGAGCGGCGGCTGCTCGTGGAGCGGATCGCCCTCACCCGCCCTGCCTGCTACGCCGAGGCGTTGGACCTGCGCCTGGAGACGCTGGACCTGCGGGACGTGACGCGGGCCTGGCAGACGGTGGGACTGGAGCGTGAGCGGCACCTGCTGGTCGCTCGCGAGGGCGCGAAGCCGGTGGCCGTGGCCGTCCTGGAGTCGGGCCCTCCCGGCACCAATCCCTTCGGGCTGCTGGACTCCGTGCGGGTGTTCGCGCTGTCGCCGCGTGCGCGGCAGGCCTATCCGGCGCTGATGGATGGGGCCCGCCGCTGGTTCGCGGACCGGGGCCGCGACGGCTTCACCTTCCTGGCTGAAGAGGCGGGTGACGTGGAGTCCTCGGGCCTGCACGACCCGGCGCCCGACGCGAAGCCCTACCTGTGGCTCATCCCCGCCGACCTCGCTCCCGAGTTCCTGGAGCACATCCACGAGCAGACGGCACCCCGTCCGCTCTCCCACCCCCAGAAGGAGCTGTCATGA
- the mmsA gene encoding CoA-acylating methylmalonate-semialdehyde dehydrogenase: protein MSFVRLPESVVSCRNLVGGEWVSPAGASAQEVRSPYTGALIGRVPLTPASGVAQAVEAAKAAAQGWRVTPLRERTQFLQRFRTLLETHLERLAHLAASESGKTVAEGRAGLLKGMEVCDFALSLQNLDSGAHLEVSRGVTCEYRREPLGVVAGITPFNFPAMVPLWLFPIAVTVGNAFILKPSEKVPLTATAMGELMVEAGYPPGVFSVVHGARPAVDALLEHPDVKALAFVGSSPVARHVYVEGSRHGKRVLALGGAKNHLIVVPDADPELTPQAVVDSFTGCAGQRCMAASVMLAVGDVQPLVDDILRRASRLEVGPGMGALIDRGAVDRLETAIARAQADGARVLLDGRGKRPAGEAYANGHWLGPTVLDNVRPDMEAARRELFGPVLSIVRVPTLSAALAVENASPYGNAASIFTTNGAVAQSVVEGARAGMVGVNVGVPVPREPFSFGGTGESKFGHGDITGPSSLDFWSQLKKVTRKWSARTDGSWMS, encoded by the coding sequence GTGTCCTTTGTTCGGTTACCCGAGAGCGTGGTCTCTTGTCGCAACCTCGTGGGCGGAGAGTGGGTCTCTCCGGCTGGAGCGTCCGCGCAGGAGGTCCGCAGTCCCTATACAGGCGCGCTCATCGGCCGGGTGCCGCTGACGCCCGCCTCGGGTGTCGCCCAGGCCGTGGAGGCCGCGAAGGCCGCCGCGCAAGGCTGGCGCGTCACTCCACTGCGCGAGCGCACCCAATTCCTGCAACGCTTCCGCACGCTCTTGGAGACGCACCTGGAAAGGCTCGCGCACCTGGCCGCGAGCGAATCCGGCAAGACGGTGGCGGAGGGCCGCGCGGGCCTGCTCAAGGGAATGGAGGTCTGTGATTTCGCCCTGTCGCTGCAGAACCTGGACAGCGGCGCGCACCTGGAGGTGAGCCGGGGCGTCACCTGTGAGTACCGCCGCGAGCCCCTGGGCGTCGTCGCCGGCATCACGCCGTTCAACTTCCCGGCGATGGTGCCCCTGTGGCTGTTCCCCATCGCCGTCACGGTGGGCAACGCCTTCATCCTCAAGCCGTCGGAGAAGGTCCCGCTCACCGCGACCGCCATGGGCGAGCTGATGGTGGAGGCGGGCTATCCGCCCGGCGTCTTCTCCGTGGTGCATGGAGCAAGGCCCGCGGTGGACGCGCTCCTGGAGCACCCGGACGTGAAGGCCCTGGCCTTCGTGGGCTCGTCCCCGGTCGCGCGGCACGTCTACGTGGAGGGCAGCCGCCACGGCAAGCGCGTGCTGGCGCTGGGCGGCGCGAAGAACCACCTCATCGTCGTGCCGGACGCGGACCCGGAGCTCACGCCGCAGGCGGTGGTGGACTCGTTCACCGGCTGCGCGGGTCAGCGCTGCATGGCGGCCAGCGTGATGCTCGCGGTGGGAGACGTGCAGCCGCTCGTGGACGACATCCTCCGGCGAGCCTCGCGTCTGGAGGTCGGCCCGGGCATGGGCGCGCTCATCGACCGGGGCGCGGTGGACCGGCTGGAGACGGCCATCGCCCGGGCCCAGGCGGACGGGGCGCGAGTGCTCCTGGACGGACGAGGCAAGCGGCCCGCGGGCGAGGCCTACGCGAACGGCCACTGGCTGGGGCCCACGGTGTTGGACAACGTGCGCCCGGACATGGAGGCCGCGCGGCGCGAACTGTTCGGCCCGGTGCTGTCCATCGTGCGCGTGCCCACGTTGTCGGCGGCGCTCGCGGTGGAGAACGCGTCGCCCTATGGCAACGCGGCGTCCATCTTCACCACCAATGGCGCGGTGGCCCAGTCGGTGGTGGAGGGCGCCAGGGCCGGCATGGTGGGCGTGAACGTGGGCGTGCCGGTGCCGCGCGAGCCCTTCTCCTTCGGCGGCACGGGAGAATCGAAGTTCGGCCACGGGGACATCACGGGACCGTCGAGCCTCGACTTCTGGAGCCAGCTCAAGAAGGTGACGCGCAAGTGGTCCGCGCGCACCGACGGCTCCTGGATGAGTTGA
- a CDS encoding GTP cyclohydrolase II: MADKKPVNHIRLTSHPDGQAPGVPLRWGESEPLRRGPVVATLSDPANRNVIGTHSGAYSIYRALAVSAGKLPQDHKADLTNTSPAAQVGPHPAWSDPKRIVSLDPWGAVASQVFRAYAEQGVDYRPTIAVTRAHINMPEVREAMAAGRLKVDGDLVAANGDVKVVKAAVEPVWYLPGIAERFGLTEGALRRGLFEHTGGMYPELITRPDLHVFLPPIGGLSLYVFGNINSLADRDVPLAARVHDECNGSDVFGSDICTCRPYLVHGIEECVRMAQQGGVGLIVYHRKEGRALGEVTKFLVYNARKRQEGGDSAATYFHRTECVAGVQDMRFQELMPDVLHWLGITRIHRFISMSDMKHDAIVRSGIEILERVPIPDGLIPADAKVEMEAKKAAGYFTRGPVADAGELAQVKGRDLDA, encoded by the coding sequence ATGGCTGACAAGAAGCCGGTCAATCACATCCGTCTCACGTCCCATCCCGATGGCCAGGCCCCCGGAGTCCCCCTGCGCTGGGGCGAGTCGGAGCCGCTGCGCCGGGGCCCGGTGGTGGCCACGCTCTCCGACCCCGCGAACCGGAACGTCATCGGCACGCACTCGGGCGCGTACTCCATCTACCGGGCGCTGGCGGTGTCCGCGGGCAAGCTGCCGCAGGACCACAAGGCGGACCTGACCAACACCTCGCCGGCGGCGCAGGTGGGGCCGCATCCGGCGTGGAGCGACCCCAAGCGCATCGTGTCGCTGGACCCCTGGGGCGCGGTGGCCTCGCAGGTGTTCCGGGCCTACGCCGAGCAGGGCGTGGACTACCGGCCCACCATCGCCGTCACCCGGGCCCACATCAACATGCCGGAGGTGCGCGAGGCCATGGCCGCCGGGCGCCTGAAGGTGGACGGCGACCTGGTCGCGGCGAATGGCGACGTGAAGGTCGTGAAGGCCGCGGTGGAGCCCGTCTGGTACCTGCCCGGAATCGCCGAACGCTTCGGCCTCACGGAGGGAGCGCTGCGCCGGGGCCTCTTCGAGCACACCGGAGGCATGTACCCGGAGCTCATCACCCGCCCGGACCTGCACGTCTTCCTGCCGCCCATCGGCGGTCTGTCGCTGTATGTGTTTGGAAACATCAACTCGCTCGCGGACCGGGACGTGCCGCTCGCGGCGCGGGTGCATGACGAGTGCAACGGCTCGGACGTCTTCGGCAGCGACATCTGCACCTGCCGGCCCTACCTGGTGCACGGCATCGAGGAGTGCGTGCGGATGGCGCAGCAGGGCGGGGTGGGGCTCATCGTCTACCACCGCAAGGAGGGCCGGGCCCTGGGCGAGGTGACCAAGTTCCTCGTCTACAACGCACGCAAGCGCCAGGAGGGCGGAGACTCCGCGGCCACGTACTTCCATCGCACGGAGTGCGTGGCGGGCGTGCAGGACATGCGCTTCCAGGAGCTGATGCCGGACGTGCTGCACTGGCTGGGCATCACGCGCATCCACCGCTTCATCTCCATGAGCGACATGAAGCACGACGCCATCGTGCGCTCGGGCATCGAGATTCTCGAGCGGGTGCCCATCCCGGACGGGCTCATCCCCGCCGACGCGAAGGTGGAGATGGAGGCGAAGAAGGCCGCGGGCTACTTCACGCGCGGGCCGGTGGCGGACGCGGGGGAGCTGGCGCAGGTGAAGGGACGGGACCTCGATGCTTGA
- a CDS encoding URC4/urg3 family protein, whose product MLDAIRVQEVSPTVAWLRSPAAIRERCHQVLDLGLAGRLEFFRVEPSRLPTVVDRVLAVTHEAYPRLDIPVHSRWRHFDAGGVPRLAQLEAKLAPLPPEERARAKVDLGVVSVLLDAGSGPSWRYQEPGGASYVRSEGLAVASLRMFMAGGFSSDPDRPLRADAEALGRMTREQLERGFQVSESNPLLGVEGRLHLMQALSRVLPRPGSLFDMLAAHRRSVRAAEVLGTVLEVLGPIWPGRTTVDGVNLGDVWPHPALGPPGSADALVPFHKLSQWLAYSLVEPLAEAGVTVTELDALTGLPEYRNGGLFVDLGVLVPQDPRMTTEVYGPGDPPIVEWRALTVALLDRVAALVRGRLELSAEELPLAKVLQGGTWTAGRRVAAELRPGGVPPIRIRSDGTVF is encoded by the coding sequence ATGCTTGACGCGATCCGGGTGCAGGAGGTGTCCCCCACGGTGGCGTGGCTGCGCAGCCCGGCGGCCATCCGCGAGCGCTGTCACCAGGTGTTGGACCTGGGGCTCGCCGGCCGGCTGGAGTTCTTCCGGGTGGAGCCGTCCCGGCTGCCCACGGTGGTGGACCGGGTGCTGGCGGTGACGCACGAGGCGTACCCCCGGCTGGACATCCCGGTGCACAGCCGCTGGAGGCACTTCGACGCGGGAGGAGTGCCCAGGCTCGCGCAGCTGGAGGCGAAGCTGGCCCCGCTGCCGCCGGAGGAGCGAGCCAGGGCGAAGGTGGACCTGGGCGTGGTGAGCGTGCTGCTGGACGCGGGCAGCGGACCCTCATGGCGCTACCAGGAGCCCGGAGGCGCGTCCTACGTGCGCTCGGAGGGACTGGCGGTGGCATCGCTGCGCATGTTCATGGCGGGCGGCTTCTCATCGGATCCAGACCGGCCGCTGCGCGCGGACGCGGAGGCGCTGGGCCGCATGACGCGCGAGCAATTGGAGCGCGGCTTCCAGGTGTCCGAGTCCAATCCGCTCCTGGGAGTAGAGGGCCGGCTGCACCTCATGCAGGCGCTGTCGCGAGTGCTGCCCAGGCCGGGGTCGCTGTTCGACATGCTGGCCGCGCACCGCCGCAGCGTGAGGGCGGCGGAGGTGCTGGGCACGGTGCTGGAGGTCCTGGGCCCCATCTGGCCGGGTCGCACGACGGTGGACGGCGTGAACCTGGGGGACGTGTGGCCGCATCCGGCGCTCGGGCCGCCAGGGAGCGCGGACGCGCTGGTGCCCTTCCACAAGTTGTCCCAGTGGCTGGCGTACTCGCTGGTGGAGCCACTGGCGGAAGCAGGCGTGACGGTGACGGAGCTGGACGCGCTCACCGGCCTGCCGGAGTACCGCAACGGCGGCCTCTTCGTGGACCTGGGCGTGCTGGTGCCGCAGGACCCCCGCATGACGACGGAGGTCTACGGCCCGGGTGACCCGCCCATCGTGGAGTGGCGGGCGCTGACGGTGGCGCTCTTGGACCGGGTGGCCGCGCTGGTGCGAGGGCGTCTGGAGTTGAGCGCGGAGGAGCTGCCGCTGGCGAAGGTGCTCCAGGGCGGCACGTGGACGGCGGGTCGCCGGGTGGCGGCGGAGCTGCGCCCCGGAGGCGTGCCGCCCATCCGCATCCGCAGTGACGGCACGGTGTTCTGA
- the upp gene encoding uracil phosphoribosyltransferase translates to MDFPNCTVVDHPLVKHKLTVMRRTDTSTASFRALLEEISLMLGYEALRDLKLREEEIETPMARTTGWALDGKKLVLVPILRAGQGILDGLLQLVPSARVGHIGLYRDPESLGAVEYYYRVPANLEDRDVIVCDPMLATGNSAVAALQRVKRSRPGSLRFVCLLACPEGLTNLREHHPDVRVFTAAIDEKLDSHGYILPGLGDAGDRLFGTKSVD, encoded by the coding sequence ATGGACTTCCCGAACTGCACGGTGGTGGATCACCCGCTGGTGAAGCACAAGCTGACGGTGATGCGCAGGACGGACACGAGCACGGCGTCCTTCCGGGCGCTGCTGGAGGAGATCTCCCTCATGCTCGGGTACGAGGCGCTGCGAGACCTGAAGCTGCGCGAGGAGGAGATTGAAACGCCCATGGCGCGCACCACGGGCTGGGCGCTGGACGGCAAGAAGCTGGTGCTGGTGCCCATCCTGAGAGCGGGGCAGGGCATCCTGGACGGCCTGCTCCAACTCGTCCCCTCCGCGCGAGTGGGCCACATCGGCCTGTACCGCGACCCGGAGTCGCTGGGAGCCGTGGAGTACTACTACCGCGTGCCCGCCAACCTGGAGGACCGCGACGTCATCGTCTGCGACCCCATGCTCGCGACGGGCAACTCCGCGGTGGCGGCGCTCCAGCGGGTGAAGCGAAGCCGCCCGGGCTCCTTGCGCTTCGTGTGTCTGCTCGCGTGTCCGGAGGGCCTGACGAACCTGCGCGAGCACCACCCCGACGTGCGGGTCTTCACCGCCGCCATCGACGAGAAGCTGGACTCGCACGGCTACATCCTGCCCGGCCTGGGCGACGCGGGAGACCGCCTCTTCGGCACGAAGTCAGTGGACTGA
- a CDS encoding S1 family peptidase, whose protein sequence is MKTSRFASALMALGFLACGGEPDELPVPGVQTQEILGGGVAARYELPHQVRLHVTGAFTCGGTLIRAGWVVTAAHCVQGVTPASMRVYAGDLRLGAVEADEQYRAVSRKVMHPSYDGSAHDVALLQLAQPFNLSQAVQTLTLPDAPAPMGVPYVASGWGRTQTALTSDALKRVNLSITSTATCRDLVGSDYVNGAMLCTAPSTTANVCTKDDGGPLAFNGKLYGIVSAFGSSQCNTFSMFTNVATYTPWIRSVINGT, encoded by the coding sequence ATGAAGACCTCCCGTTTCGCGTCCGCGTTGATGGCATTGGGGTTCCTCGCCTGTGGTGGGGAGCCGGATGAGTTGCCGGTCCCCGGCGTTCAGACCCAGGAGATCCTCGGCGGAGGCGTCGCCGCCCGGTACGAGCTGCCCCACCAGGTGCGCCTCCACGTGACGGGCGCGTTCACCTGCGGAGGCACGCTCATCCGGGCCGGCTGGGTGGTGACGGCCGCCCACTGTGTCCAGGGCGTCACGCCCGCGTCCATGCGCGTCTACGCGGGAGACCTGCGGCTGGGCGCGGTGGAGGCGGACGAGCAGTACCGAGCAGTGTCGCGCAAGGTGATGCACCCGTCCTACGACGGGTCGGCCCACGACGTCGCGCTCCTCCAACTCGCCCAGCCCTTCAACCTGTCCCAGGCGGTGCAGACGCTGACGCTGCCGGATGCGCCCGCGCCCATGGGAGTTCCGTATGTTGCAAGCGGCTGGGGCCGCACCCAGACGGCGCTCACCTCCGATGCGCTCAAGCGCGTGAACCTGAGCATCACCTCCACGGCCACCTGCCGAGACCTGGTGGGAAGCGACTACGTCAACGGCGCGATGCTGTGCACGGCGCCGAGCACCACCGCCAACGTCTGCACGAAGGACGACGGCGGACCCCTGGCCTTCAACGGGAAGCTGTATGGGATTGTGAGCGCTTTCGGCTCCAGCCAGTGCAACACGTTCTCCATGTTCACCAACGTGGCCACCTACACGCCGTGGATCCGCTCCGTCATCAACGGGACGTGA
- a CDS encoding class I SAM-dependent methyltransferase, whose protein sequence is MASLRTVLPPPVEEPQLYTDLAGWWPLFSPPEEYGEEAEDLLPMLHPEEGPARTMLELGSGGGSLAFHLKKHFTLTLTDRSPEMVAVSRKVNPECEHRVGDMRTLRLGRTFDRVMVHDAIMYAVEREDARATVHTAAAHCRPGGRVVLLPDCVRETFEPLTESGGHDGPDGRGMRYLMWTWDPDPDDETFETAFAYLLREADGTVSMSQERHRFGLFRRDDWLEWMREAGCPATTRRDPWNREVLIGVREQD, encoded by the coding sequence ATGGCGTCGTTGCGCACCGTGCTCCCGCCTCCCGTGGAGGAGCCCCAGCTCTACACCGACCTTGCCGGCTGGTGGCCGTTGTTCTCGCCACCGGAGGAGTATGGGGAGGAGGCGGAAGACCTGCTCCCCATGTTGCATCCGGAGGAGGGCCCGGCGCGCACGATGCTGGAGTTGGGCTCGGGCGGAGGAAGCCTGGCCTTCCACCTGAAGAAGCACTTCACGCTGACGCTGACGGACCGCTCGCCGGAGATGGTGGCGGTGAGCCGCAAGGTGAATCCGGAGTGTGAGCACCGCGTGGGGGACATGCGCACGCTGCGGCTGGGGCGCACGTTCGACCGGGTGATGGTGCACGACGCCATCATGTACGCGGTGGAGCGCGAGGACGCGCGAGCCACGGTCCACACGGCGGCGGCGCACTGCCGTCCGGGAGGCCGGGTGGTGCTGTTGCCGGACTGCGTGCGTGAGACCTTCGAGCCCCTCACCGAGTCCGGAGGCCACGACGGGCCGGACGGGCGCGGAATGCGCTACCTCATGTGGACGTGGGATCCGGATCCGGACGACGAGACGTTCGAGACCGCGTTCGCCTATCTGCTGCGCGAAGCGGACGGAACAGTGAGCATGTCGCAGGAGCGCCACCGCTTCGGACTGTTCCGGCGTGACGACTGGCTCGAATGGATGCGAGAGGCCGGCTGTCCCGCGACGACGAGGCGGGACCCCTGGAACCGGGAAGTGCTCATCGGAGTGCGGGAGCAGGACTGA
- a CDS encoding CapA family protein: protein MRGWGALLVFIPLWGMAAPARVELVFGGDVIPHGEVKSVAKAHARSGNHEGWDHVFGPLSDVLRTADVGVVNLETPVTANTQAFTKELVFNAPPAMVQALVTAGVKVVSTGNNHARDQHVEGLGETLRHLDAAGLRHTGTGLTKDAAWEPVFMEVRGIKLGFLSFTRSLNGFSNPKEADAPHVALLPYPEHASRRGLKPEEALERVRAAAAKCDALFVMGHWGREYADTPHPLDRALGQSFLEAGAFAVIGHHPHVLQPLEAYTTKSGRRGFIAYSLGNLVANQARFYRHVKGQLGKDGDKRDTLLLRVGVTRAEPGAPVSLAEVSVLPVWIENNAQGRKAKAKRNIQPVLIDREIEEVSRRLAALTQRTATPDKATRAEKAALEQRLTNARYRRERILRMLPAEFQVATPELRRRELTAQAAH, encoded by the coding sequence ATGCGAGGGTGGGGGGCCCTGCTGGTGTTCATCCCGTTGTGGGGGATGGCCGCGCCCGCGCGAGTGGAGCTCGTCTTTGGCGGAGACGTGATTCCGCACGGCGAGGTGAAGTCGGTGGCGAAGGCCCACGCGCGCAGCGGAAACCACGAGGGCTGGGACCACGTCTTCGGCCCGCTGTCGGACGTGCTGCGCACGGCGGACGTGGGCGTGGTGAACCTGGAGACGCCAGTCACCGCCAACACCCAGGCCTTCACGAAGGAGCTGGTCTTCAACGCGCCCCCAGCCATGGTGCAGGCGTTGGTGACCGCCGGAGTGAAGGTGGTGTCCACGGGCAACAACCACGCAAGGGATCAGCACGTGGAAGGCCTGGGGGAGACGCTGCGACACCTGGACGCGGCGGGGCTGCGCCACACAGGCACGGGGCTCACGAAGGACGCGGCCTGGGAGCCGGTGTTCATGGAGGTCCGAGGCATCAAGCTGGGCTTCCTCTCCTTCACGAGGAGCCTGAACGGCTTCAGCAACCCGAAGGAAGCGGACGCGCCGCACGTGGCGCTGTTGCCCTATCCGGAGCACGCCTCGAGAAGGGGGCTGAAGCCGGAGGAGGCCCTGGAGCGGGTGCGAGCAGCGGCAGCGAAGTGTGACGCGCTCTTCGTGATGGGGCACTGGGGGCGCGAGTACGCGGACACGCCGCACCCATTGGACAGGGCCTTGGGGCAGTCCTTCCTGGAAGCAGGAGCCTTCGCGGTCATTGGCCACCATCCGCACGTGCTCCAGCCCTTGGAGGCCTACACGACGAAGTCCGGGCGCCGGGGCTTCATCGCCTACTCATTGGGCAACCTGGTGGCGAACCAGGCGCGCTTCTACCGGCACGTGAAGGGACAGCTGGGCAAGGACGGAGACAAGCGGGACACCCTGCTCCTGAGAGTCGGAGTGACCCGAGCGGAGCCCGGAGCCCCGGTGTCCCTGGCGGAGGTTTCCGTGCTGCCGGTCTGGATTGAAAACAACGCCCAGGGCCGCAAGGCGAAGGCGAAGCGGAACATCCAACCCGTGCTCATCGACCGCGAGATTGAAGAAGTCTCGCGAAGGTTGGCCGCCCTCACGCAGCGCACCGCGACGCCCGACAAGGCGACCCGAGCCGAGAAGGCCGCCCTGGAGCAGCGCCTGACCAACGCCCGTTACCGCCGCGAACGCATCCTGAGGATGCTGCCCGCGGAGTTCCAGGTGGCCACCCCGGAGCTGAGGCGAAGAGAGCTGACGGCTCAGGCCGCGCACTGA